The Streptomyces sp. NBC_00162 genome window below encodes:
- a CDS encoding tyrosine-protein phosphatase — translation MKKALLAATVVASALTASLIAAPLASATGWDRHDRSVIPFTEATVTAGADGSFTLKWKAQGTKRVEIKANGKVVAKGGAQGQAVVTGLPAADRQWFDFKAQHGQGLHLADRLIKLDGTVNFRDAGGYRTTTGQWVKMGEVYRSDALNKLTENDLAKLQRLRVKTVFDLRMQDERTKDADKVPAGATYVVADVFAGSGSFQTMPRTPDEAVKAMVDAERAMVSGEGGKKAYTQVFEGVESDRSRSVLFHCTAGKDRTGWANASLLTALGVPRETVEADYLASNDYRKAANDAILAHLPAQQAAVYKPMLDVRSEYLNAGYDEVSAKYGSFDRYLKDGLGIDARELKQLKKDLLVG, via the coding sequence ATGAAGAAGGCACTCCTCGCCGCGACCGTCGTCGCCTCCGCACTCACCGCTTCCCTGATCGCGGCCCCGCTCGCCTCCGCCACCGGCTGGGACCGCCACGACCGCTCCGTCATCCCGTTCACCGAGGCCACCGTCACCGCCGGAGCCGATGGTTCCTTCACCCTCAAGTGGAAGGCCCAGGGCACCAAGCGGGTCGAGATCAAGGCGAACGGCAAGGTCGTCGCGAAGGGCGGCGCCCAGGGCCAGGCCGTCGTCACGGGGCTGCCCGCCGCCGACCGCCAGTGGTTCGACTTCAAGGCGCAGCACGGCCAGGGCCTGCACCTCGCCGACCGCCTGATCAAGCTGGACGGCACCGTCAACTTCCGCGACGCCGGCGGCTACCGCACCACCACCGGCCAGTGGGTCAAGATGGGCGAGGTCTACCGCTCCGACGCCCTCAACAAGCTGACCGAGAACGACCTGGCCAAGCTCCAGCGCCTGCGCGTCAAGACGGTCTTCGACCTGCGCATGCAGGACGAGCGCACCAAGGACGCCGACAAGGTCCCCGCGGGCGCCACGTACGTCGTCGCCGACGTCTTCGCGGGCTCCGGCTCCTTCCAGACCATGCCCAGGACCCCCGACGAGGCCGTCAAGGCCATGGTCGACGCGGAGCGGGCCATGGTCTCCGGCGAGGGCGGCAAGAAGGCGTACACGCAGGTCTTTGAAGGCGTGGAGAGCGACCGCAGCCGCTCCGTCCTCTTCCACTGCACCGCCGGCAAGGACCGCACCGGCTGGGCCAACGCCTCCCTGCTGACCGCCCTCGGCGTCCCCCGCGAGACCGTCGAGGCCGACTACCTGGCCAGCAACGACTACCGCAAGGCCGCCAACGACGCGATCCTCGCCCACCTGCCGGCCCAGCAGGCCGCCGTCTACAAGCCGATGCTCGACGTGCGCTCCGAGTACCTCAACGCGGGCTACGACGAGGTCTCGGCGAAGTACGGCTCCTTCGACCGCTACCTCAAGGACGGGCTCGGCATCGACGCCCGCGAGCTGAAGCAGCTCAAGAAGGACCTCCTCGTCGGCTGA
- a CDS encoding bifunctional FO biosynthesis protein CofGH: MTTPSDAPTENAMRRALRRARDGVALDATEAAVLLQARGEALDDLAASAARVRDSGLAAAGRPGVITYSKSVFIPLTRLCRDKCHYCTFATVPGKLRRAGHGMYMSPDEVLDIARRGAELGCKEALITLGDKPEDRWPEAREWLEAEGYNDTISYVRAISIRILEETGLLPHLNPGVMSWADFQRLKPVAPSMGMMLETTATRLWSEPGGPHHGSPDKEPAVRLRVLEDAGRSSVPFTSGLLIGIGETYEERAESLFALRRVSRAYHGIQELIIQNFRAKPDTAMRGMPDAELDDLVATIAVARHIMGPSACLQAPPNLVDGEYARLIGAGIDDWGGVSPLTPDHVNPERPWPQIDLLAEQSRAAGFELRERLCVYPEFVQRGEPWLDPRLLPHVRALADPDTGLADESARVEGRPWQEPDEGFTAYGRTDLHTTIDTEGRTGDRRDDFDEVYGDWESLREAAAPGMVPERIDTDVRAALAQAADDPTGLTDDQALALLHADGPALDALCRIADDLRKSVVGDEVTYIVTRNINFTNVCYTGCRFCAFAQRRTDADAYTLSLDQVADRAAQAWDVGAVEVCMQGGIHPDLPGTAYFDIARAVKQRVPGMHVHAFSPMEVVNGATRTGMSVRDWLTAAKEAGLDSIPGTAAEILDDEVRWVLTKGKLPTADWIEVISTAHELGIRSSSTMMYGHVDQPRHWLGHFRTLARIQRTALSNNVAGFTEFVTLPFIHTNAPVYLAGIARPGPTVRDNRAVTAMARILLHPYIPNIQTSWVKLGTEGAAEMLRSGANDLGGTLMEETISRMAGSSYGSYKSVRDLIAVAEAAGRPAKARTTLYGEVPRERQDAARASDGHLPELLPVLD, encoded by the coding sequence ATGACCACTCCGAGTGACGCTCCGACCGAAAACGCGATGCGCCGCGCGCTCCGGCGGGCCCGCGACGGCGTCGCGCTCGACGCGACCGAGGCGGCCGTACTCCTCCAGGCGCGCGGCGAGGCGCTCGACGACCTCGCCGCCTCCGCCGCACGCGTAAGGGACTCCGGCCTCGCCGCCGCCGGGCGGCCCGGTGTCATCACGTACTCGAAGAGCGTGTTCATCCCCCTCACCCGCCTGTGCCGCGACAAGTGCCACTACTGCACCTTCGCCACCGTCCCCGGCAAACTCCGCCGCGCCGGACACGGGATGTACATGTCCCCGGACGAGGTCCTCGACATCGCCCGCCGCGGCGCGGAGCTCGGCTGCAAGGAAGCGCTCATCACCCTCGGCGACAAGCCCGAGGACCGCTGGCCCGAGGCGCGCGAGTGGCTCGAGGCGGAGGGTTACAACGACACCATCTCCTACGTACGGGCCATCTCGATCCGGATCCTGGAGGAGACCGGCCTCCTCCCCCACCTCAACCCGGGCGTGATGTCCTGGGCCGACTTCCAGCGGCTCAAGCCCGTCGCCCCGTCCATGGGCATGATGCTGGAGACCACGGCCACCCGCCTGTGGTCCGAGCCGGGCGGCCCGCACCACGGCTCCCCCGACAAGGAGCCGGCGGTCCGGCTGCGCGTCCTGGAGGACGCCGGGCGTTCCTCCGTCCCCTTCACGAGCGGGCTGCTGATCGGCATCGGCGAGACGTACGAGGAGCGCGCGGAGTCCCTGTTCGCGCTGCGCCGTGTCTCCCGCGCCTACCACGGCATCCAGGAGCTGATCATCCAGAACTTCCGCGCCAAGCCGGACACGGCGATGCGCGGGATGCCGGACGCCGAACTCGACGACCTCGTCGCCACGATCGCCGTCGCCCGGCACATCATGGGCCCGTCCGCCTGCCTGCAGGCGCCGCCCAACCTGGTCGACGGGGAGTACGCCCGCCTGATCGGCGCCGGGATCGACGACTGGGGCGGCGTCTCGCCGCTGACCCCCGACCACGTCAATCCCGAACGCCCGTGGCCCCAGATCGACCTGCTGGCCGAGCAGTCCCGGGCGGCCGGCTTCGAGCTGCGCGAACGGCTCTGCGTCTACCCGGAGTTCGTGCAGCGCGGCGAGCCCTGGCTGGACCCCCGGCTGCTGCCGCACGTCCGCGCGCTGGCCGACCCGGACACCGGGCTGGCCGACGAGTCCGCGCGGGTCGAGGGCCGGCCGTGGCAGGAGCCGGACGAGGGCTTCACCGCGTACGGGCGCACCGATCTGCACACCACCATCGACACGGAGGGCCGCACCGGCGACCGCCGCGACGATTTCGACGAGGTCTACGGCGACTGGGAGTCGCTGCGCGAGGCGGCCGCGCCCGGCATGGTGCCCGAGCGGATCGACACCGACGTACGGGCCGCGCTCGCGCAGGCCGCCGACGACCCGACCGGGCTCACCGACGACCAGGCCCTCGCCCTGCTGCACGCGGACGGCCCGGCGCTGGACGCGCTGTGCCGGATCGCCGACGACCTGCGGAAGTCGGTGGTCGGGGACGAGGTCACCTACATCGTCACGCGCAACATCAACTTCACCAACGTCTGTTACACCGGCTGCCGCTTCTGCGCCTTCGCGCAGCGCCGCACGGACGCCGACGCGTACACGCTGTCCCTGGACCAGGTCGCCGACCGGGCCGCCCAGGCCTGGGACGTGGGCGCGGTCGAGGTCTGCATGCAGGGCGGCATCCACCCGGACCTGCCCGGGACGGCGTACTTCGACATCGCGCGCGCGGTGAAGCAGCGCGTCCCCGGCATGCACGTGCACGCCTTCTCGCCGATGGAGGTCGTCAACGGGGCCACGCGGACGGGGATGTCCGTACGGGACTGGCTGACGGCCGCCAAGGAGGCCGGGCTGGACTCCATCCCGGGCACGGCGGCGGAGATCCTGGACGACGAGGTCCGGTGGGTCCTGACCAAGGGCAAGCTCCCGACGGCGGACTGGATCGAGGTCATCAGCACCGCGCACGAGCTCGGGATCCGGTCCTCGTCCACGATGATGTACGGGCACGTGGACCAGCCTCGGCACTGGCTGGGGCACTTCCGCACGCTGGCCCGGATCCAGCGGACCGCGCTGTCGAACAACGTCGCCGGCTTCACGGAGTTCGTGACGCTCCCGTTCATCCACACGAACGCGCCCGTGTACCTGGCGGGCATCGCCCGGCCCGGCCCCACGGTCCGCGACAACCGGGCGGTGACGGCGATGGCGCGGATCCTGCTCCACCCGTACATCCCCAACATCCAGACCAGCTGGGTGAAGCTGGGCACCGAGGGCGCGGCCGAGATGCTGCGGTCCGGGGCCAACGACCTCGGCGGGACCCTGATGGAGGAGACGATCTCGCGGATGGCGGGATCGAGTTACGGCTCGTACAAGTCGGTCCGGGACCTGATCGCCGTCGCCGAGGCCGCGGGGCGGCCCGCGAAGGCCCGTACGACGCTGTACGGGGAGGTGCCGCGGGAGCGCCAGGACGCGGCCCGCGCCTCGGACGGGCACCTGCCGGAGCTGCTGCCCGTACTGGACTGA
- a CDS encoding SDR family oxidoreductase: protein MLLRGKTVIVSGVGAGLGHQVAATVVRDGGNAVLGARTEANLAKSAAEIDPDGAHTAYLPTDIGDERQCEALAALARERFGRIDAVVHVAAWDSYFGGLEDADFGTWQQIIDVNLLGTLRMTRACLPALKENGGSVVIIGTQSAVAAPNEVQQAAYAASKGALTSAMYSMARELGPHRIRVNTVLPGWMWGPPVQAFVTFTAHTENVPEAEVHARLTERMALPELATDGDVADAAAFLASDRARAITGQSLLVNAGELMR from the coding sequence ATGCTGCTGCGAGGGAAGACCGTCATCGTCTCCGGGGTCGGGGCCGGGCTCGGGCATCAGGTGGCCGCCACCGTGGTGCGGGACGGGGGGAACGCCGTGCTCGGGGCGCGGACCGAGGCGAATCTGGCCAAGTCCGCCGCCGAGATCGACCCCGACGGGGCGCACACCGCCTACCTGCCCACCGACATCGGCGACGAGCGCCAGTGCGAGGCCCTCGCCGCGCTCGCGCGGGAGCGGTTCGGCCGGATCGACGCCGTCGTGCACGTCGCCGCCTGGGACTCGTACTTCGGCGGCCTGGAAGACGCCGACTTCGGGACCTGGCAGCAGATCATCGACGTGAACCTGCTGGGGACGCTCAGGATGACCCGGGCCTGCCTGCCCGCGCTCAAGGAGAACGGCGGCTCCGTCGTCATCATCGGCACGCAGTCCGCCGTCGCCGCGCCCAACGAGGTCCAGCAGGCCGCCTACGCCGCCTCCAAAGGGGCCCTGACCTCCGCCATGTACTCCATGGCCCGCGAGCTCGGCCCGCACCGGATCCGGGTCAACACCGTGCTCCCGGGCTGGATGTGGGGCCCGCCCGTGCAGGCCTTCGTCACCTTCACCGCCCACACCGAGAACGTCCCCGAGGCCGAGGTCCACGCCCGCCTCACCGAGCGCATGGCGCTGCCCGAGCTCGCCACCGACGGGGACGTCGCCGACGCCGCCGCCTTCCTCGCCTCCGACCGGGCGCGGGCGATAACCGGCCAGTCGCTGCTGGTCAACGCCGGTGAGCTGATGCGATGA